A single genomic interval of Halobacillus halophilus DSM 2266 harbors:
- a CDS encoding SDR family NAD(P)-dependent oxidoreductase yields MYFKDKKILVIGGTGTIGKCIVKHLLNDHPKYIRVFSRDEYKQQQLQAELDNNKKVQCIIGDVREYDSLFTAMHGVDYVLHLAAMKRVDSCETNPFEAIKTNVQGTNNVINAAIAQGVKKVIFTSSDKAVSPTNTYGATKLIGERLISAAQITHADTPTRFASVRFGNVMGSRGSVIPVFKEGILSDQKIIITDKSMTRFMMTLEQATELTIKALKEAQGGEVFVLKMPVIILGNLVNMVLEETCKNHNINPEQIEVNVMGARPGEKMYEELMTYDESKSALELPDMYIIPGKIFEKEKYSNAKKASVGSYDSMNRDVIKTSELRKLLKKAGLL; encoded by the coding sequence GTGTACTTTAAAGACAAGAAAATTTTGGTTATTGGAGGCACTGGCACAATAGGTAAATGTATTGTGAAACATTTATTGAACGATCATCCCAAATATATCCGGGTATTCAGCCGTGATGAATATAAGCAGCAACAACTTCAAGCCGAGCTAGACAATAATAAAAAAGTACAATGTATCATTGGAGACGTTCGTGAATATGATAGTTTATTTACTGCTATGCATGGAGTTGATTATGTGCTTCATTTAGCAGCAATGAAGCGTGTCGACTCTTGTGAAACCAACCCATTTGAAGCGATAAAGACAAATGTCCAGGGGACTAATAATGTAATTAATGCTGCAATTGCTCAAGGTGTGAAAAAAGTAATTTTTACTAGCTCGGATAAAGCTGTTTCTCCCACCAATACGTATGGTGCTACTAAACTCATAGGCGAAAGGTTAATTTCAGCTGCCCAGATCACCCATGCTGACACGCCAACCAGGTTTGCAAGTGTTCGGTTCGGCAACGTAATGGGCTCAAGAGGATCAGTCATCCCGGTTTTTAAGGAAGGGATACTCTCAGACCAGAAAATTATCATCACAGATAAAAGCATGACACGCTTTATGATGACTTTGGAACAGGCAACTGAGTTAACTATAAAAGCTTTAAAAGAAGCCCAGGGCGGAGAAGTATTTGTTCTAAAAATGCCTGTCATTATTTTAGGAAACTTAGTAAATATGGTCTTAGAAGAAACGTGTAAAAATCACAATATTAATCCTGAACAAATTGAAGTTAATGTTATGGGAGCAAGACCGGGAGAAAAAATGTATGAAGAACTGATGACATATGATGAATCAAAGTCAGCGTTAGAACTGCCAGATATGTATATTATTCCTGGAAAAATATTCGAGAAAGAAAAGTATAGTAACGCTAAAAAGGCGAGCGTCGGATCTTATGATTCGATGAACAGAGACGTAATAAAGACTAGTGAATTAAGAAAATTGCTAAAAAAAGCAGGCTTATTGTAA
- a CDS encoding class I SAM-dependent methyltransferase — protein sequence MKKKKSKTLREIHDYWAEGTSGGNSPQSYVPHVQRSKVLADYVNKYIKKKGKVLEIGCNVGRNLNYLYEQGFQNLTGIEISEQAIQEMKKTYPSLIDNSTIITSPVENIIKTLPSNDFDLVFTMAVLEHIHPDSEWIFSDIARITGGYLITVEAEKAENWRLFPRNYKTIFEKIGLKQIKENHCRDMGLSNYTIRIFKKQTK from the coding sequence ATGAAGAAGAAAAAGAGTAAGACGCTAAGAGAAATCCATGATTATTGGGCTGAGGGAACATCAGGTGGAAACTCCCCCCAGAGTTACGTCCCTCATGTGCAGAGGAGTAAAGTATTAGCGGACTATGTAAACAAGTATATTAAGAAAAAGGGCAAGGTCCTGGAAATAGGTTGTAATGTAGGGAGAAACTTAAATTATCTTTATGAACAGGGCTTTCAAAATTTGACGGGAATAGAGATTAGTGAACAAGCAATCCAAGAAATGAAGAAGACTTATCCATCGTTAATCGATAACTCTACTATAATTACCTCCCCTGTGGAAAATATAATTAAAACGCTCCCTTCTAATGATTTTGATTTAGTTTTTACAATGGCCGTATTAGAACATATTCACCCGGATAGCGAATGGATATTTAGTGATATTGCGAGAATTACTGGAGGATATTTAATTACCGTTGAAGCGGAAAAAGCTGAAAATTGGCGCTTGTTTCCAAGAAACTATAAAACAATTTTTGAAAAAATCGGGCTTAAACAAATAAAAGAAAACCATTGTAGAGATATGGGGTTAAGTAACTATACAATTAGGATATTTAAAAAACAAACGAAGTAA
- a CDS encoding dTDP-glucose 4,6-dehydratase has protein sequence MNILVTGGAGFIGRWVVKLLLEEKHNVWVLDDLSNGSIKNIEELLVYKNFKAFIHGDIKDQKTIESLFYPGIDLCYHLAASINVQDSIDDPETTFNNDTIGTFYLLELCRKRNTKMVFMSTCMVYDRADEKGITEKDPIKPASPYAGAKIAAENMVLSYHYAYGLPVTVVRPFNTYGPYQKTGGEGGVVAIFIKNKLNGLPLQIYGDGTQTRDLLYVEDCARFVVQAGYRDEVNGEIVNAGLGRDITINELAEMIASDPSHVRHVEHIHPQSEIPKLLCDYSKAKRLLGWEPAISLSEGIQKTEEWIDSTKLI, from the coding sequence ATGAATATCCTAGTTACAGGAGGCGCTGGTTTCATCGGTCGCTGGGTAGTGAAGCTCTTATTAGAGGAAAAGCACAATGTGTGGGTGCTAGATGACTTATCGAACGGAAGTATTAAAAACATTGAAGAACTGCTGGTGTATAAAAATTTCAAGGCATTTATTCATGGAGATATCAAGGATCAAAAAACGATAGAGAGTCTTTTTTATCCTGGGATTGATTTGTGTTATCACCTCGCAGCCAGCATCAATGTTCAGGATAGTATTGATGATCCAGAAACCACTTTTAATAATGATACAATCGGTACTTTTTATTTGCTGGAACTATGTCGTAAGCGCAACACCAAAATGGTTTTCATGAGCACGTGCATGGTGTATGACCGTGCGGATGAAAAAGGGATTACGGAAAAAGATCCGATTAAGCCGGCATCTCCTTATGCAGGGGCAAAAATTGCCGCTGAAAATATGGTTTTGTCCTATCATTACGCCTATGGACTTCCTGTAACAGTGGTTCGTCCATTCAACACGTATGGACCATACCAAAAGACTGGGGGAGAAGGCGGGGTCGTTGCAATCTTTATCAAAAATAAGTTAAACGGACTTCCTTTACAAATATATGGAGATGGAACACAGACGCGAGATCTCTTGTATGTAGAGGATTGCGCACGTTTTGTGGTGCAGGCTGGTTACAGGGATGAAGTGAATGGAGAAATTGTGAATGCCGGGTTAGGCCGTGATATTACTATAAACGAGCTGGCTGAAATGATTGCAAGCGACCCCAGTCATGTTAGGCATGTGGAGCACATACACCCGCAAAGTGAAATTCCTAAATTGCTTTGTGACTACAGCAAGGCGAAACGTTTGCTTGGATGGGAACCTGCGATTTCTTTATCAGAAGGGATTCAAAAAACGGAAGAGTGGATCGACAGTACGAAATTAATTTAA
- a CDS encoding glycosyltransferase family protein: MNIYEQNYWSVYVNFLEDFQDLKYKGYSIPYLCHYASLIRSNKRLVAKLHNKKFFQSLKVKVYDSKEVQEKFNDFINAHKKERKVKTTGKVVIHDVYNLLRFPIQIKRNLFTKDNSLFLIESTKSKPKNKQENKQENKQKIKQRNKKSKQRYKQSKKISRPQKRRKKQKIKVSNGIKVKVKARSRSTLVNSNTNHASHHKTFNSYLPSFDQSTIKRMQIKATRIINTFPRNHLYHDKLFKKRFFAQISKIISRIEECNGLFEQEDVSAVIVPSTHYPESRTLVIVAAEKGIPTICMQHGIISSEFGYLPKIADVDGVYGQFEVDWFKSKGIDENGLSIIGHPRFDFLNRPPSMKKTDVIKALSLHPNKKNILVIVRGNNQLGMWKTFLDHIPFKKEANIIIRDFTTKPHSLTKSHPFTFSSRHIRLYDLIKASDVVVSYCSTVALEAMIAGKPVFIMNEQIPGYVGYYDGLKDLFHSSPATLSKTVNEYIKSKKNHKKYSEIKREFLAYAYPGGKLSNVRLMKLIRRLTS, from the coding sequence ATGAATATTTATGAACAAAATTACTGGTCTGTGTACGTGAACTTCCTTGAAGATTTTCAGGATTTAAAATATAAGGGTTATTCAATACCTTACCTATGTCATTATGCAAGCTTGATTAGAAGTAATAAAAGGTTAGTAGCGAAACTTCATAATAAAAAATTTTTTCAAAGCTTAAAGGTAAAAGTTTATGATTCAAAGGAAGTACAAGAAAAGTTTAATGACTTTATTAATGCTCATAAAAAAGAAAGAAAGGTTAAAACCACAGGCAAAGTCGTTATACATGATGTTTATAACCTTTTGCGTTTCCCTATACAAATAAAGAGGAATCTTTTTACAAAAGATAATAGCTTGTTTTTAATAGAGTCCACGAAAAGTAAGCCAAAAAACAAACAGGAAAACAAACAGGAAAACAAACAGAAAATTAAACAAAGAAATAAAAAAAGTAAACAGAGATATAAACAAAGTAAAAAAATAAGCAGGCCACAGAAACGAAGAAAGAAACAAAAAATCAAAGTGTCTAATGGTATTAAGGTGAAAGTTAAAGCAAGAAGTCGATCGACTTTAGTTAATAGTAATACCAATCACGCGAGCCATCATAAGACTTTCAACTCTTATCTTCCGTCCTTTGATCAATCTACTATTAAACGTATGCAGATTAAAGCAACCCGGATCATAAATACTTTTCCAAGGAACCACTTATATCATGACAAACTATTTAAAAAACGATTTTTCGCGCAAATTAGCAAAATAATAAGTCGAATTGAAGAGTGTAATGGTCTTTTTGAACAGGAGGATGTATCGGCTGTCATTGTTCCATCTACGCATTACCCTGAAAGTAGAACCTTAGTCATAGTGGCAGCGGAAAAAGGGATTCCTACCATATGTATGCAGCATGGTATCATCTCCAGTGAGTTTGGATATTTACCTAAGATCGCTGATGTTGATGGAGTATATGGTCAGTTTGAAGTGGATTGGTTTAAGTCAAAGGGGATTGATGAAAATGGGCTGAGTATCATTGGCCACCCCCGGTTTGATTTCTTAAATAGACCACCATCTATGAAAAAGACAGATGTTATAAAGGCTCTAAGTTTGCACCCTAATAAAAAGAATATTTTGGTGATTGTAAGAGGAAATAACCAACTTGGTATGTGGAAAACTTTTCTTGATCATATCCCTTTTAAAAAGGAAGCAAATATCATTATCCGCGACTTTACCACTAAACCACACTCATTAACTAAATCCCATCCATTTACATTCTCTTCAAGACACATTCGTCTTTATGATCTTATAAAGGCATCTGATGTGGTTGTATCCTATTGTTCTACGGTAGCTCTTGAGGCTATGATCGCTGGAAAACCTGTCTTCATTATGAATGAACAAATCCCCGGCTATGTTGGTTATTATGATGGGCTAAAGGATTTGTTCCATTCTTCTCCAGCCACCTTATCTAAGACAGTTAATGAGTACATTAAATCTAAGAAAAATCATAAAAAATACTCGGAAATAAAAAGGGAATTTCTAGCATACGCTTATCCTGGTGGAAAGCTTTCTAACGTACGACTCATGAAGTTAATACGAAGGTTAACCTCATAA
- a CDS encoding BMQ_0737 family morphogenetic spore coat protein, whose protein sequence is MNPDICSLFSNDSVLVCYLTDELGETVESITCRESGSREDVTVTLSGESVVLQRVSLINQGFVVVEISDDETTCITDPIPFCFVETLLLCAPDGTDIECKVTEFDCQACVNCQNGEFLSLDIFFDVCLSVQTVVDTVFELPISFCVPRKEIEQPPCTFKIPNQCPTTFSEDSTERKQVQPEVNEILNLPAPQPTPSQQQEVACVSATKVYDWVVSQNSFRITRNQADITFQCFPCEVDLFVPADIFCTNVISGRVVCATIPIEGAEVTLSGSPDLVLYDMNPVTTDENGYFDVNVEIPEDTEATNVTIMAEAIVRSVVASASTETVVECPEDPCGIDLFAPATITCDDFMDGRVRCNGRLIEGALVTFDSNAPGIVTFEPPQIETDSLGDYFTGVRITNGTAPQTVTLIASTTVEGQMVSDSVDVTVNCPFDACILTINVPQLIDCMAVITGNISCNGMGIEGAEIFFSDFPEDVVTYEPNPAISDINGDFTTTIMVPEGTSLTDIDVEATTTVQGQMVEANFGTQIICLPEECPCKFRIRPRGSRTRATVELTQNGMVTFLDGIINLSAIQCFRIVPGCNPDVDDFSVVFRTDQEVIRFVQGRRLDIECESNTFARVHGTATAEGNVLNGLFDVTIELSITAPDIGVWTVSATDNMGNTFFTSFVQRVSRSTFIGDCDDAPN, encoded by the coding sequence TTGAACCCCGATATATGCAGTCTGTTTTCAAACGATAGCGTGCTCGTGTGCTATCTGACGGATGAACTAGGAGAAACTGTTGAGTCTATTACCTGCCGGGAATCAGGCAGCAGGGAAGACGTAACAGTAACGCTCTCAGGAGAATCAGTCGTTTTACAACGCGTTTCCCTTATCAATCAAGGCTTTGTAGTAGTTGAAATCAGTGACGATGAAACTACTTGTATCACAGATCCGATTCCCTTTTGTTTTGTGGAGACTTTACTGTTATGTGCACCTGATGGTACAGATATTGAATGCAAAGTAACCGAGTTTGACTGTCAGGCATGTGTGAACTGTCAGAATGGAGAATTTCTATCCCTTGATATCTTTTTTGACGTTTGTCTGAGTGTTCAAACAGTCGTAGATACAGTGTTTGAACTGCCCATCAGCTTTTGCGTGCCACGCAAAGAGATTGAACAACCGCCCTGCACTTTTAAAATACCAAATCAATGTCCGACAACTTTTTCGGAGGACTCTACTGAAAGAAAACAGGTGCAGCCCGAGGTTAACGAGATACTTAATCTTCCTGCTCCTCAGCCCACTCCATCCCAGCAACAGGAAGTCGCTTGTGTGTCTGCCACAAAAGTGTATGACTGGGTGGTTTCACAAAATTCTTTCCGAATCACCCGGAATCAGGCAGATATTACATTCCAATGTTTCCCTTGTGAAGTAGACCTCTTTGTTCCAGCCGATATATTCTGTACTAATGTGATAAGCGGCAGGGTGGTTTGTGCCACTATTCCAATTGAAGGCGCAGAGGTCACCCTCAGTGGGTCCCCTGATTTAGTTTTGTATGATATGAACCCTGTAACAACAGATGAAAATGGTTATTTTGATGTAAATGTAGAGATACCCGAAGATACCGAAGCTACCAACGTGACCATAATGGCAGAAGCGATAGTAAGAAGCGTGGTAGCGTCAGCTTCTACGGAGACCGTTGTCGAATGTCCAGAAGACCCGTGTGGAATTGATTTATTTGCTCCTGCAACGATTACCTGTGATGATTTCATGGATGGAAGGGTCCGCTGTAATGGACGATTAATTGAAGGAGCGTTGGTGACCTTCGATAGTAACGCTCCAGGAATCGTAACCTTTGAACCTCCTCAAATAGAAACAGATTCTCTCGGGGACTATTTCACCGGAGTCCGCATTACGAATGGTACCGCTCCTCAAACGGTCACCCTCATAGCCTCAACTACTGTTGAAGGACAAATGGTCAGTGATTCAGTTGACGTTACAGTCAATTGTCCTTTCGATGCTTGTATCTTAACCATAAACGTACCTCAGCTCATAGACTGCATGGCTGTCATTACAGGAAATATCAGCTGTAACGGGATGGGAATTGAAGGAGCAGAGATTTTTTTCAGTGATTTTCCAGAAGATGTTGTCACGTATGAGCCCAATCCTGCCATCTCAGATATCAATGGAGATTTCACAACCACCATTATGGTACCAGAAGGCACCTCACTAACAGATATCGATGTTGAGGCGACGACCACCGTTCAGGGACAGATGGTTGAAGCTAATTTCGGAACACAAATTATCTGCCTCCCAGAAGAATGTCCATGTAAATTCAGGATCAGGCCGCGCGGGTCTCGTACTAGGGCTACAGTGGAGCTTACCCAGAATGGAATGGTTACTTTTTTAGATGGAATTATTAATCTATCTGCGATTCAATGCTTTAGAATTGTGCCTGGGTGTAACCCTGACGTTGATGATTTCTCGGTTGTTTTCAGAACCGATCAAGAAGTTATCCGGTTCGTGCAAGGAAGAAGACTAGATATTGAGTGCGAAAGCAATACATTTGCACGCGTCCACGGTACCGCAACGGCAGAAGGAAATGTTCTCAACGGCTTATTTGATGTCACTATCGAGCTTTCCATAACGGCTCCAGATATAGGAGTTTGGACAGTTAGTGCCACAGATAATATGGGCAACACTTTCTTCACGAGTTTTGTCCAGCGTGTGAGTCGGTCAACATTCATTGGAGATTGTGATGATGCTCCAAATTAA
- a CDS encoding SLC13 family permease — protein MLLGLLSGRFHPSLVLSITAAFFFFTGLVSFSEFISSYLNKTVLTIIFLFIVGNCMALNNWFVKWCSLWLNNEKSQANAALKLMTQVAIVSGFMNNTPVVAMFIPTIQKMRTKINIVPSKVLIPISYAAILGGTTTLLGTSTNLILNSMLIEKGYDGFGIFEFAWIGVPLTITGILYIGFIGIHFLPLHSDTQKAKILDEVSLDYRKKKRICWLFPVMFAGFIGVTSTQTTSIFTAAFLFTSLLFVTKSFTLTEAKNYVDWKVILLIGSAMALGKVIKNISLDVFISQLLIEWYSFGGLFLTLILCYLITNLLTEFTHNIAAAVMMFPVGVSIAESVGVEPKLFIINVAIAASCSFLTPIGYQTNMMVYEPGNYKFVDYMKAGIGLSILCPIISVLMTLLIWG, from the coding sequence ATGTTACTTGGACTACTTAGTGGAAGGTTTCATCCATCTTTGGTTTTAAGCATTACTGCAGCCTTTTTCTTCTTCACAGGTTTGGTTTCATTTTCAGAGTTTATTAGTTCCTACTTGAATAAAACAGTCCTCACCATAATATTTTTATTTATAGTTGGAAATTGTATGGCTTTGAATAATTGGTTCGTAAAATGGTGTAGTCTATGGTTAAATAACGAAAAATCTCAAGCAAACGCAGCGTTAAAGTTGATGACTCAAGTCGCAATAGTGTCTGGATTTATGAACAACACTCCTGTAGTGGCTATGTTCATACCTACTATTCAAAAGATGAGGACCAAAATAAACATTGTTCCCTCGAAAGTGTTAATTCCCATATCTTATGCAGCGATTTTGGGAGGCACCACCACATTATTAGGTACATCTACAAACCTTATCCTCAATAGTATGCTAATTGAGAAAGGATATGATGGTTTTGGCATATTCGAATTTGCCTGGATAGGTGTTCCCTTAACCATTACAGGAATTCTTTACATCGGTTTTATTGGGATTCACTTTTTACCTTTACATTCAGATACGCAAAAAGCCAAAATACTCGATGAAGTTAGTTTAGACTACAGAAAGAAAAAACGGATCTGCTGGCTGTTTCCAGTAATGTTTGCTGGTTTTATTGGCGTAACCTCTACTCAAACCACCTCAATATTCACTGCTGCCTTTTTATTTACCTCACTTCTTTTCGTAACTAAATCATTTACGCTCACAGAAGCAAAAAATTATGTAGATTGGAAGGTTATTTTACTCATAGGATCTGCTATGGCTTTAGGCAAGGTGATCAAGAATATAAGTCTGGATGTTTTCATTTCCCAACTTTTAATTGAATGGTATTCATTTGGCGGGTTATTTTTAACATTAATCTTATGCTATCTTATTACGAATCTCCTTACAGAATTCACTCATAACATTGCAGCCGCAGTCATGATGTTTCCAGTAGGTGTTTCAATCGCTGAAAGTGTAGGAGTTGAGCCGAAGCTTTTCATCATCAATGTCGCAATCGCAGCATCGTGCAGTTTTTTAACGCCAATTGGCTATCAGACAAATATGATGGTTTATGAACCTGGAAATTACAAATTTGTGGATTATATGAAAGCGGGAATAGGGCTAAGTATTTTATGCCCGATTATATCTGTGTTAATGACACTTCTTATCTGGGGGTAA
- the pseC gene encoding UDP-4-amino-4,6-dideoxy-N-acetyl-beta-L-altrosamine transaminase, which translates to MLPYGKQTIDDQDIQKVVETLKSDYITTGPALREFEKGVADYVGAAYAVAFSNGTAALHAACFAAGIGKGDEVITTPLTFVASANCVWYTGGRPVFADVDPQTYNIDPVSIESLVTRKTKAIIPVDYSGQPADYEKIQAIADKYELVIIEDAAHAIGAEYRGKKVGSYSDMTMFSFHPVKHITTGEGGVIATNNRDYYEKLMMFRTHGITRDVEKLLEKRHPWEYEMQFLGYNYRMTDIQAALGSSQLKKLDRFVAKRRKYVKDYNEAFATMNYIGIQEQLADTASSYHLYVIRLDGPLKGLRKEVFEALRAENIGVNVHYIPVHTQPYYKERGYTKGLCPVAEHVYEQILSLPLYSGMSPRDVQDVVKAVKKVTAYYVNNAGGS; encoded by the coding sequence ATGCTTCCTTATGGAAAACAGACGATCGATGACCAGGATATTCAAAAAGTCGTCGAAACTTTGAAAAGTGATTATATCACCACGGGGCCGGCTCTCAGGGAATTCGAAAAAGGGGTGGCTGATTACGTAGGAGCGGCGTATGCTGTCGCCTTTTCCAATGGTACTGCCGCTTTACACGCTGCGTGTTTCGCGGCAGGAATCGGCAAAGGAGATGAAGTGATTACGACTCCATTGACTTTTGTCGCCAGTGCAAATTGTGTTTGGTATACAGGTGGAAGACCAGTGTTCGCTGATGTTGATCCACAAACCTACAACATCGACCCTGTTTCGATTGAGTCGCTGGTGACTCGTAAAACGAAAGCGATCATTCCTGTGGATTACTCAGGGCAGCCGGCAGATTATGAAAAGATTCAAGCGATTGCAGACAAATACGAATTGGTCATTATTGAAGATGCCGCTCATGCTATTGGAGCTGAATATAGAGGGAAAAAGGTAGGTTCCTATAGCGATATGACCATGTTCAGCTTTCATCCTGTTAAGCACATTACAACAGGTGAAGGGGGCGTTATTGCAACAAACAACCGTGATTATTACGAGAAGTTAATGATGTTCCGAACTCACGGTATTACCCGAGATGTTGAGAAGCTTTTAGAGAAGCGTCACCCATGGGAATATGAAATGCAATTTTTAGGTTATAACTACCGAATGACCGATATTCAGGCAGCTTTAGGGAGCAGTCAATTGAAGAAGCTGGACCGTTTTGTAGCTAAACGCCGGAAGTATGTAAAGGATTATAATGAGGCGTTTGCAACTATGAATTACATTGGAATTCAGGAGCAACTTGCCGATACGGCATCTTCTTACCATCTATATGTGATTCGCTTGGATGGACCATTAAAAGGTTTGAGAAAAGAAGTTTTTGAGGCTCTTCGCGCAGAGAATATTGGTGTGAACGTCCATTACATCCCTGTGCATACCCAACCTTATTATAAAGAGCGAGGGTACACAAAGGGATTATGCCCGGTGGCCGAACACGTATATGAACAGATCCTAAGTCTACCTTTATATTCAGGAATGAGTCCCCGTGATGTTCAGGATGTTGTCAAAGCTGTAAAAAAAGTGACAGCCTATTATGTGAATAACGCTGGTGGTAGTTAA
- a CDS encoding Ger(x)C family spore germination protein, translating to MNKLYRKWIWVLLSLTLLTGCWDSKSIEQTIYISSLGIDYKDGEFHIYSKILQFENVGKQEGGGGPPEELPIWGAQGVGKTFDSATDKLYKTTQQPISWAHIGDLIITTRALEKDGVLDEVMDVLNRYSETRSEVMLYATDDELPLLAQGTPILGKSPWYSRVNNPYPVFKQFSLITPITLRNYLIDQKEPGKVVKIPKLGINENKWTKDNEPHPIHEFGGSAFVYRGKYKGSLSTEEEQGVRWMQKEAKRIPLYLYKNEEDYASVVFADPKIDIEPEVQGEEVTVSVKVEVTGEIIENPFHKDDQKLVKEAEQQIEEQIKSTYQEALEKNIDVYQFTNHVYKKDPKAFKKLGLENKDWITSETLKDLKVKVSIASSGKLKLKE from the coding sequence GTGAATAAATTGTACAGAAAATGGATATGGGTCTTACTTTCTCTCACGTTATTGACAGGTTGCTGGGATAGTAAAAGCATTGAGCAAACAATTTATATTTCCAGTCTGGGTATTGATTATAAAGATGGTGAATTTCATATCTATTCGAAGATTCTTCAATTCGAAAATGTGGGTAAACAAGAAGGCGGTGGAGGCCCCCCTGAAGAACTGCCGATCTGGGGAGCACAAGGAGTCGGGAAAACATTTGATAGTGCTACTGATAAACTTTACAAAACCACCCAACAGCCCATCTCATGGGCCCATATTGGAGATTTAATCATCACGACTAGGGCATTGGAGAAGGACGGAGTTCTAGATGAAGTGATGGATGTTCTGAATCGCTATTCGGAGACAAGAAGTGAAGTGATGCTTTATGCCACTGATGATGAATTACCTCTACTTGCACAAGGGACACCGATTTTAGGGAAATCACCCTGGTATTCACGGGTTAACAATCCTTACCCTGTATTCAAGCAGTTCTCTCTCATTACGCCCATTACTTTGCGAAATTATTTGATTGATCAAAAGGAACCCGGGAAAGTGGTAAAAATCCCTAAGTTGGGTATTAACGAAAATAAGTGGACGAAAGATAATGAACCTCATCCAATCCATGAATTTGGAGGAAGTGCTTTTGTTTACAGAGGGAAGTACAAAGGCAGCCTATCCACAGAAGAGGAACAAGGAGTTCGTTGGATGCAGAAAGAAGCTAAAAGGATCCCACTTTACTTATATAAGAATGAAGAAGATTACGCCTCTGTTGTCTTTGCCGACCCTAAAATTGATATTGAGCCTGAAGTTCAAGGGGAAGAGGTGACTGTTTCTGTAAAAGTAGAAGTGACAGGAGAAATCATCGAGAATCCTTTCCATAAAGATGACCAAAAACTGGTCAAAGAAGCCGAACAACAAATTGAAGAACAAATAAAAAGTACCTATCAGGAAGCTTTAGAAAAGAATATTGATGTCTATCAGTTCACAAATCATGTATACAAAAAGGACCCCAAAGCGTTTAAAAAGCTCGGTCTTGAAAATAAAGATTGGATAACATCTGAGACGTTGAAAGACTTAAAAGTAAAAGTAAGTATTGCTTCATCGGGTAAATTAAAATTAAAAGAATGA
- a CDS encoding sulfotransferase family 2 domain-containing protein, protein MIHFNKEDLDQEKLICFIHVPKTGGRTLWNLLDKQEVDIIVRHGTFFKKFNKPTTYFTMLRDPVDRVISTYSYMRSYEREPLLEQMQNVTLTEFIDYMGREDLGNRPYHKKDLRNIRFRTVNMATRYLSGGDPNDYKKALKNMNNEMSFVGITDYYNESLYMLEKQFEWFHVKDVKKVNVTSKRLDVNEIPDDLIKEIKRLNKLDIKLYNKAKRDFIRKWGRFSAEELQHLKKWKAAKGL, encoded by the coding sequence GTGATTCATTTTAATAAGGAAGATTTAGATCAGGAAAAACTCATTTGCTTTATCCACGTCCCCAAGACAGGAGGAAGAACGTTGTGGAACCTTCTGGATAAACAGGAGGTGGATATTATTGTTCGTCATGGTACCTTCTTTAAAAAATTTAATAAGCCAACTACCTATTTTACGATGCTGCGGGACCCGGTCGATCGTGTCATTTCAACATACTCTTATATGAGGAGCTATGAAAGGGAACCACTACTTGAACAAATGCAGAATGTCACGTTAACAGAATTTATTGATTACATGGGGAGAGAAGATCTGGGGAATCGTCCATACCATAAGAAAGATTTACGCAATATTCGTTTTAGAACAGTCAATATGGCCACACGTTATTTATCAGGTGGGGATCCGAACGATTACAAAAAAGCCTTAAAAAACATGAACAATGAAATGTCTTTTGTGGGGATAACCGACTATTATAACGAATCTTTATATATGCTTGAAAAGCAATTTGAATGGTTTCATGTCAAAGATGTGAAAAAAGTAAATGTAACATCGAAGCGTTTAGACGTGAATGAAATACCAGACGACCTTATTAAGGAAATAAAAAGACTCAATAAATTAGATATTAAACTTTACAACAAGGCCAAAAGAGACTTTATAAGGAAATGGGGGAGATTTTCCGCTGAAGAATTACAACATCTTAAAAAATGGAAAGCCGCTAAGGGTTTATAG